From the Acidilutibacter cellobiosedens genome, one window contains:
- a CDS encoding coiled-coil domain-containing protein has protein sequence MSFYISKVTATGTGKTPAIVTFNRGLNIICGVSDSGKTCVLKSIQFAMGVIRKPFEKEQTGYDRVSLDITTPNGSLKLSRSIGRNIVNVVSDIASIDSGDYDIEYKGSGNKRPVLNELWLKLIGINKLPMIISTQDFTRQRLKWNTIMRLFWLKEQDIENPKSVLLPSSPTQEPYFFAVLLFLLAGNDYPDAEEQDKDEISKAKRDAVRQFVNGRITQMSKKREELQKVLFSFDNFDIELEMQKLIDNLTETEEAIVAATAESKDLLSTLLDFKEKESETKVTYSHFQSLKTQYTADIKRLTFIVDGEKHIHSLDKNKKCPFCDGNFQPKEKESYIEASRAELNRIIKQLQGLSESENDVVSILNDTEQKIKNIEERRTEIEDWINSELTPLADKLKEGIQQYRTYIQIQQESDVLHNVSQEWITELQKQENNQDSNKPKFKPKEHFPVNFNSRIDEIAYSILTDCKYENLNTAHFNMGTFDLEVNGYAKEDSHGKGYWAFINTVLGLTFRKYLQEDALYKLGLFVVDTPLLGLDQGVEDNAPTSMRTALFQYFIDNQSEGQMIVVENTKDLPDLEYEISGAKVIEFTQNKYESKYKESRYGFLHDVYSD, from the coding sequence ATGTCATTTTATATATCTAAAGTTACAGCAACTGGTACTGGAAAAACTCCTGCCATAGTAACATTTAATAGAGGATTAAATATTATTTGTGGTGTTTCTGATTCTGGCAAGACTTGTGTTTTAAAATCCATCCAATTTGCTATGGGAGTTATAAGAAAACCTTTTGAAAAAGAACAAACCGGATACGATAGAGTCAGCTTAGATATCACAACCCCTAATGGTTCTTTAAAGCTTTCCCGATCAATAGGGAGAAATATAGTTAATGTAGTATCAGATATAGCTTCAATAGATTCAGGAGATTATGATATTGAATATAAAGGGAGTGGAAATAAAAGACCTGTTTTAAATGAGCTATGGCTTAAATTAATAGGAATTAATAAGCTACCGATGATAATAAGCACTCAAGATTTCACTAGACAACGTTTAAAATGGAATACTATCATGCGACTTTTCTGGTTAAAGGAACAAGATATTGAAAATCCAAAATCTGTACTTTTGCCCTCATCGCCTACTCAAGAACCTTACTTTTTTGCAGTATTACTTTTCCTCCTTGCTGGTAATGATTATCCAGATGCTGAGGAGCAAGATAAAGACGAAATAAGTAAAGCAAAAAGAGATGCTGTTCGGCAATTTGTAAATGGTAGGATTACTCAAATGTCTAAAAAAAGAGAAGAACTTCAAAAAGTATTATTTTCTTTTGATAATTTTGATATTGAATTAGAAATGCAGAAATTAATTGATAATTTAACAGAAACTGAAGAAGCCATTGTAGCTGCTACAGCTGAAAGTAAAGATTTGCTTAGCACCCTACTTGATTTCAAGGAGAAAGAATCAGAAACTAAGGTAACATATTCACATTTTCAATCCCTTAAAACCCAGTATACAGCTGATATAAAAAGACTTACTTTTATAGTTGATGGTGAAAAACATATACACTCGTTAGATAAAAATAAAAAATGTCCCTTTTGTGATGGAAACTTTCAGCCTAAAGAAAAAGAATCTTATATCGAAGCTTCAAGGGCTGAGTTGAATCGCATCATAAAGCAATTACAAGGTTTATCTGAAAGTGAAAATGATGTTGTTTCGATTTTAAATGATACTGAACAAAAAATTAAAAATATTGAAGAACGAAGAACAGAAATTGAAGATTGGATAAATTCAGAACTTACACCACTTGCAGATAAATTAAAAGAAGGGATACAGCAGTATCGCACTTATATACAAATTCAACAAGAATCAGATGTATTACATAATGTATCACAAGAGTGGATTACAGAGTTACAAAAGCAAGAGAATAACCAAGATTCAAATAAACCCAAGTTTAAACCAAAGGAACATTTTCCAGTAAATTTTAATTCTCGGATAGATGAAATAGCATATTCAATTTTAACTGATTGCAAATACGAGAATTTAAATACTGCTCATTTTAACATGGGGACCTTTGATTTAGAGGTAAATGGATATGCAAAAGAAGATAGCCATGGTAAAGGTTATTGGGCTTTTATTAATACTGTCTTAGGACTAACTTTTAGAAAATATCTACAAGAAGATGCCCTATATAAACTTGGCCTTTTTGTTGTTGATACACCTTTACTTGGTTTGGATCAGGGGGTTGAAGATAATGCTCCTACTAGTATGAGAACAGCACTATTCCAATATTTTATAGATAATCAATCAGAGGGACAAATGATAGTTGTAGAAAACACAAAGGACTTACCAGATTTAGAGTATGAAATAAGTGGTGCTAAAGTAATAGAGTTTACTCAAAATAAGTACGAAAGTAAATATAAAGAAAGCCGTTATGGATTTTTACATGATGTTTATAGTGACTAA
- a CDS encoding ABC-three component system middle component 2, producing the protein MSDIVFNTTFEISIRLLLVLSVCKNSRFTLDNLVTVDFIANYSKEFGLSDNNLHGNNEFSFSEFSIRRALGQKAIKELVLEDMVKVSCTKKGFLYSITDKGQSLCNKLTSDYAIEYKSNVDNAIKYINSKTEKEILNLISQEASKLLRKEE; encoded by the coding sequence ATTATTAGTTTTATCTGTGTGTAAAAATAGTAGATTTACTTTAGATAATCTTGTCACAGTTGATTTTATTGCAAATTATTCTAAAGAGTTTGGATTATCTGACAACAATCTTCATGGGAATAATGAATTTAGCTTCTCCGAATTTTCTATCAGGCGAGCATTAGGCCAAAAGGCAATAAAAGAACTAGTTCTAGAAGATATGGTAAAAGTATCATGCACCAAGAAAGGATTTCTTTATTCTATTACAGATAAAGGACAATCACTATGTAATAAATTAACTTCAGATTATGCTATAGAGTATAAATCCAATGTAGATAATGCCATTAAATATATAAATTCAAAAACTGAAAAAGAAATTCTTAATTTGATTAGCCAAGAGGCATCTAAATTACTACGGAAGGAGGAGTAA